In Corylus avellana chromosome ca2, CavTom2PMs-1.0, the following proteins share a genomic window:
- the LOC132172740 gene encoding myosin-binding protein 1, with amino-acid sequence MAASRTSSAKQQRTYWGFTTALASAVLEWLLILFLFVNAIFSFLVTKFARCCKLQTPCLLCSRLDHLFGSEKLGYYWELICGNHKLEISSLVLCHAHNKLVDVHGMCETCFFSFATINKSNAETYRLLVGKLGEDTLSGFDQDPLLEGQQNCSSSTRHCSCCSELWVLRSSTQKLMQNKSVGCEAAELDVPLSGEVELNQYEWKMRSEKPSLSVRAPNLRNSGLDSLSHVGYTELKVTSDTESEVLYSDDDDASALLRATDVSKDDLVVQDVQLKPQIITLADDSATEKLIIPDSVPKAFSSVSQVQLDSIEVHGSTSVASTTAVKNGLEELNWQQADSKASSPAPTEADSKVYSTAPTDLISLDYVTPSSNTMETTIEVSNESYLTRTGDGGQTSVAECGKINDARTTPIMSSEIGLETNPVSSDSAQLVPNLLDNLGDAYKMAVGSRGRQSSGVLVEQWVGKDNSRVVEDLKLLLSQLSATRGIEQSVNDKSPRVSVNGDESKTSVVECGKINDATTTPIMSSEIGLETKPVSSDTAQLLPNLLDLGDAYKIAVGSKGRQSSGVLAEQWVGKDNSRVSEDVKFLLSQLSATRGIEQSMNDKSPRVSVNGNESKTADASNSIGMQMLQKRISLERNESGLLLDGSAVQKINSLERNESGLSLDGSTLKRISLERNESGLSLDGSIVSEIEGESMVDRLKRQIEHDRKQTSALYKELEEERNASTVAVNQAMAMITKLQEEKATLHMEALQCLRLMEEQSEYDMEALQKANDLLAEREKEIQDLEDELEFYRNKFPNESILENVVEETYDMKARDIGMDRCESVCVKDSASVHRVSVTEKLNICDKVEGTGMPLEDKDTGTVKNALSEFEDDRLYILQCLKKLEKKLHSFSNNGEYLANGEYYINEGGDGKSEFKESNLKGGTQENGAVEEDDLSMQSDISVSRTNLHSQASFEKSQPICKENVKFDSNGQGSPVLHRGADLASLGNEVSDLNDRLEALEADRTFLEHAINSVRNGEEGLQFVREIASHLQELRRIGIRRIDPAIP; translated from the exons ATGGCTGCCTCGAGGACTTCATCTGCTAAACAGCAGAGAACTTATTGGGGTTTCACCACTGCTCTGGCTTCTGCTGTTCTCGAATGGTTGctgattctttttttgtttgttaacgccattttctctttcttagtTACAAAGTTTGCTCGTTGCTGCAAATTGCAAACACCTTGCTTGCTATGCTCGAGGCTTGATCACCTTTTTGGCAGTGAAAAACTGGGATATTATTGGGAATTGATCTGCGGTAATCATAAGTTGGAGATTTCTTCCTTAGTTCTTTGTCATGCTCACAATAAGCTTGTAGATGTTCATGGAATGTGTGAAACTTGCTTCTTCTCATTTGCAACAATCAATAAATCCAATGCTGAAACATACAGATTATTGGTGGGAAAATTGGGGGAGGATACACTCAGTGGTTTCGATCAGGACCCGTTACTTGAGGGACAACAAAATTGTTCTTCAAGCACAAGGCATTGTTCTTGTTGCAGTGAGCTATGGGTTTTAAGAAGTTCTACTCAAAAGTTGATGCAGAACAAATCAGTTGGGTGTGAAGCTGCTGAGCTTGATGTGCCTTTATCAGGTGAGGTTGAACTTAATCAGTATGAGTGGAAGATGAGAAGCGAAAAACCATCTCTATCAGTTAGAGCTCCTAATCTGAGAAATAGTGGGCTTGATTCTTTGTCTCATGTTGGATACACAGAACTTAAGGTCACTTCTGATACTGAATCTGAGGTACTGTACTCTGATGACGATGATGCAAGTGCTTTGCTTCGTGCTACGGATGTTTCCAAGGATGATCTCGTCGTTCAAGATGTACAGTTGAAGCCACAAATTATTACTCTAGCTGATGATTCGGCCACTGAGAAACTGATAATTCCAGATTCCGTGCCCAAGGCTTTCTCTTCGGTGTCTCAGGTGCAATTAGATTCTATTGAAGTCCATGGTAGTACATCTGTGGCATCAACTACTGCTGTTAAGAATGGTCTTGAGGAACTCAACTGGCAACAAGCTGATAGCAAGGCCAGTTCCCCTGCACCAACTGAAGCTGATAGCAAGGTCTATTCTACTGCACCAACTGATCTTATTTCCCTTGATTATGTAACTCCATCATCAAATACCATGGAAACCACTATTGAAGTATCAAACGAAAGCT ATCTTACTAGAACTGGTGATGGTGGGCAAACATCTGTGGCGGAGTGTGGGAAAATCAATGATGCAAGAACTACACCAATTATGTCATCTGAAATTGGTCTAGAAACGAACCCTGTTTCAAGTGACTCTGCTCAACTAGTACCCAATTTATTGGATAATCTTGGTGACGCTTATAAGATGGCTGTCGGCAGTAGAGGAAGACAGTCGTCTGGTGTGCTTGTAGAGCAATGGGTTGGGAAAGATAATTCAAGAGTTGTTGAAGATTTGAAGCTCTTGTTGTCTCAATTATCTGCCACTCGAGGGATTGAGCAATCAGTGAACGACAAGAGTCCTAGAGTTTCTGTAAATGGTGACGAATCGAAGACATCTGTGGTGGAGTGTGGGAAAATCAATGATGCTACAACTACACCAATTATGTCATCTGAAATTGGTCTAGAAACAAAGCCTGTTTCAAGTGACACTGCTCAACTATTACCCAATTTATTGGATCTTGGTGATGCGTATAAGATAGCTGTTGGCAGTAAAGGAAGACAATCGTCTGGTGTACTTGCAGAGCAATGGGTTGGGAAAGATAATTCCAGAGTTAGTGAAGATGTGAAGTTCTTGTTGTCTCAATTATCTGCCACACGAGGGATTGAGCAATCAATGAACGACAAGAGTCCTAGAGTTTCTGTAAATGGTAATGAATCGAAGACAGCTGATGCATCTAACTCTATTGGAATGCAGATGCTTCAAAAGAGGATCTCACTTGAGAGAAATGAGTCTGGTTTGTTGCTGGATGGAAGTGCAGTTCAGAAGATAAACTCACTTGAGCGAAATGAGTCTGGTTTATCTTTGGATGGAAGTACACTAAAGAGAATCTCACTTGAGAGAAACGAGTCTGGTTTGTCTTTGGATGGAAGCATTGTCAGTGAAATTGAAGGTGAAAGTATGGTTGACAGATTAAAACGACAGATTGAGCATGATAGGAAACAAACAAGTGCGTTATATAAGGAgttggaagaagaaagaaatgctTCCACTGTTGCTGTTAATCAGGCCATGGCAATGATTACTAAATTGCAGGAGGAGAAGGCAACACTCCATATGGAAGCCTTGCAGTGCCTACGACTGATGGAAGAGCAGTCTGAGTATGATATGGAAGCACTCCAAAAAGCAAATGACCTTCTTGCAGAGAGGGAAAAAGAGATACAAGATCTAGAAGACGAGCTTGAATTTTATCGGAATAAATTTCCAAATGAATCAATTTTGGAGAATGTGGTAGAGGAAACTTATGATATGAAGGCAAGAGATATTGGAATGGATCGTTGTGAATCTGTCTGTGTTAAGGATAGTGCAAGTGTTCATAGAGTCTCAGTTACTGAAAAACTTAATATCTGTGACAAAGTTGAAGGAACAGGTATGCCATTGGAGGATAAGGATACAGGTACCGTGAAAAATGCATTGTCAGAGTTTGAAGATGACAGGTTATACATTTTGCAATGTTTGAAGAAGTTGGAGAAAAAGCTTCATTCGTTTTCTAATAATGGGGAATACTTGGCAAATGGTGAATATTATATAAATGAAGGAGGAGATGGGAAAAGTGAGTTCAAAGAGTCTAATTTGAAAGGGGGAACTCAAGAAAATGGTGCAGTAGAAGAGGATGATTTGTCAATGCAAAGTGATATATCTGTATCCAGAACGAATCTGCATTCTCAAGCCTCATTTGAGAAATCTCAGCCCATATGCAAGGAAAACGTGAAATTTGATAGTAACGGGCAAGGTTCTCCTGTACTCCATAGGGGGGCCGATTTAGCTTCTCTTGGAAATGAGGTTTCAGATTTGAATGACAGGTTGGAAGCGCTTGAGGCAGACCGAACTTTTCTTGAGCATGCTATTAACTCAGTCAGAAACGGAGAGGAAGGGCTACAATTTGTTAGGGAGATAGCTTCTCATTTGCAAGAATTACGAAGGATTGGAATAAGAAGAATAGATCCAGCCATACCTTGA